In Clostridium omnivorum, the DNA window AAAGAATGATTAGAGGACAAAGCTCAAAAAAAACTTTTGCTATAAAAATATATTTTTAATAATATAATTGTTGCTATAATGGTTGCAAGCTATTAGTATTGAGCGAATGTTTTGAACTGTGTATTATTTAATTGAGGGGATAAAAATATGGTGTTAACAAAAAGGCAAAATGATATTCTAATTTATTTATGTTGTCAAAGGCAATATGTAACAATCAAGCAGTTAGCAGTGAAGTTTTGTGTAAGCCCAAGAACTATACAAAATGACCTTACCTTTATTGATTCATTTTTATCAGATTCAAAAATTATTATTGATAGAAAAACAAGCAAAGGTATAAAGATTAGTGCTCACGAATCAGAAATTTCTAATTTGCGAAGAGAACTTAACTCACTTAGCTTTAGAACATTGGATAATAGTGAACGTTCATCGATTATTTCACTGCTGCTACTATGCAACCCTATTAATACCTTTGATAAGCTGGCTAATGCCTGCTGCGTCAGTAGACAAACAGTAGTTTCTGCCTTCCAGCAGGTTGAGGAAGAGTTTGCCGGAGAAGGTATTGAAATTTATAAGATTCAAGGTAAAGGTATTACAGTATCAGGAGATGAAAATAGGATTCGTAAATACTTTGAAAATAAATTGTTCTCATTGATTTCAGATGAATTAATAATGAATGTTGTTATGGAAAATTCAGAGTTAATGAAATTTGATAAAACTGCAAATGAGATAATGATGCTTGTTGAAAATAAACTTAATGTAAGGTTTGCAGAAGCAGAGAAGATAAGGCTGTTGCTTGATTATACACTACTTAGAATAGATAGCTGCAAAGTTGTATCTCCATGTGGAGTAGATTCTAGGTATGAAAATTTAATCGATGCCTTAAGTTCATATACATATTCAATTGGTGATAAAGCCTACATCTGTAGCTTGCTTATGAATGCGAAAATAACAGAACAAAATTCTAATAACTTAAAAGTCTATCAAGACGACATGGATGAAGCAAATATAATATCGATGTATCTGTTTGATGAGCTGCAGGAAATTCAACCGTTGGACAATAACAGTAAGGAATACTTTATTCATGGTCTGACACTTCACTTAAGAGTTGCTATGTATCGCATAAGAAATAAAATAGTAATTCAAAACGAACTCCTGTCTCAAATAAAAGTAAGTATTCCTCTCATATATGAATTTACTAAGAAGCAATTATTAAAATGCGAAAAGAGATTTAACTTAGAGTTTGACGAAAACGAGATTGCTTTTATAGCAATGTATATAGCCTCAGCTTATGAAGGCAGCTTTAAAATAAAGTCAAAGCTCACTGTGCTCTTGGTTTGCTCTTTCGGCATAGCTACATCTTCAATATTAAAGACAAGGATACTACAGGCTATTCCGGAGTGTACTATTGTTGGACCGCTTCCGGAAAGGGATGCAAAGGATTATCTTAACAAAAATGAAGTCAATTTAATTATTTCTACTAATGACTATCAGGTAAGTGATATTCCAGCTATTGTAGTTAATCCACTATTATATCAAGAAGATGTTGATTTCATTAAAAATCGTCTATTTCAGCTTTCCTATGCAATGATGTGCAATCATTTTATCAAGTCCTATGTTAATTGTGAAAAGGAAGAAATAAAGCAGACATATATGAGGAATTACGTAGCAAGAGAAGACATTCAGATTGTTGAGTCCTGCAGGAAATGGGAGGATGCAATTAGACTGGCAGCAAGGCCTTTGATTGATAAAGGCAAATTGGAGCAGAGATATGTAAATAGAATGATTGAGGCAGTAGAGCAGTTTGGTACTTATATGGTCTTAGTACCTGAAACAGCATTTATCCATGCAGGTACTGAAGATGGTATAAATGAAAACTGTACAGCAATCTTAGTACTTAAAAATCCTATAGTATTTGGAAATAAAAATAGCAAGACGGTGAGGAACCTAGTTGTTCTTGGAGTTAAGAACAAAAATGAAGATTCGCTGTTAAAGCTTATATATATTTTTGAAAATGAGTTGAATTTATTGAGTCTGAAATCCAAAACAATAACTAAAGATATTATTCTCAATATGCACGGTTTGGAGGGATAGCATGAAGGAACTAATTAAATTTGAGAATATAAAAGTTAAGGTAGAAGCAAAAGATTGGAAGGAAGCTATAGAAATAGTAGGAAATCTGTTGTTAGTAAGTGGAAAGATAAAAGAAGGATATATAGAAAGCATGATTAAGGCCGTTATTGATATGGGACCATATATAGTTATAACTCCAGGGCTTGCACTGGCACATGCACAGCCATCATCAGATGTAATTGAAAATGGGGTGTCCATTATAAACTTAAAAAGCCCAGTAAACTTTGGAAGCGCAAATGATCCGGTAAATGTAGTATTATGTTTGGCATGTACTGATACTGACTCACATATAAATGTACTGCAGTCAGTGGCTGAGAAGCTTATGATAGAAGGAATGATTGAAAGGCTTGCTTCCTGTGATAATGAACAACAAATTTACTCGCTGATAAATGAATAGGACTTGGAAGTTTATTCATTTAATATAAAGTAATTTAAAAAGGAGGGATAATGTGGATAGGGTAGTTATTCAAACAGTTTGCGGATTTGGATGCGGGTCTTCACTAATGCTCAGAATGAAGATAGAGAGTATTCTAAAAAAGCATAAGCTGGAGGCAGAGGTATTTTGCGGCGATGTTGGCACTTGCTTGTCTAATAACTGCGATGTAATATTTATTTCAACTGAACTTGCCGAAAGAATTATGGAAAGAGCAAAAGTAACCGTTTTTAGTATTGACAACTTCATGAATCAAGCTGAAGTTGAGGGTAAGGTTTTAGCTTATTTTGAAACACTGAAAAAATAAGAGGGGGTTAATTTATGGCAGTGTTAAATTTCATAATTAACGAGATTTTTGGTCAAGGCGCAATTTTCTTAGCTCTTATAGCATTAATAGGTTTAATTTTACAAAAAAAATCATTTACTGAAGTTGTTCGTGGAACAATGATGACTGCTATTGGATTCTTTGTTCTATCTGCTGGTACTGGCATAGTTACCGGAAATTCTATTGATGGTTTGGCAAAAGCATTTAATACAATGCTTCCACAGGCTAATGCAGCTACATCAGTAGATATCGGTGCACAATACGGCACCCAAATAGGAATTGTAATGGTAGTTGCATTCCTTATTAATATTTTATTTGCACGTTTTTCAAGATGGAAATCCGTATTCTTAACAGGACATATGTTATATTGGTTCCCATTCGTATTTATTGCAGCAGGAGTTGATGCAGGACTTACTGGAGCTAAATTGATTATACTGGCTACAATATTCACAGCAACATACATGATAGTTTCTCCAAACTTAATGCGTCCATTTGTAAGAGAAGTTACCGGTGATGATTCCTTTACTATAGGACATCCAACAACAATATTATCTGTAATATCCGGAACTCTAGGGAAGCTCATAGGCGATAAGTCAAAATCAACAGAAAGCCTGAAATTCCCTAAATCATTAGGCTTTTTAAGAGAAGTTTCAATTACTGGTTCAATTACTATATGCATAACTTATATTGTTATGGCAATTATACTAACAGCTAACGGCTTTAGTCCAGCTAAGGTTTGGGGTTATGCCGGCGGAAAAACTGGAATGTTCACTTATATTTTTACACATGCAATTTATTTTGGTGTAGGTGTTACCGTATTGCTTCAAGGTGTTCGTATGTTGATTTCTGAAATAGTCCCCGCATTTAAAGGTATAGCTGACAAGGTTGTTCCCGGTGCTATTCCTGCACTTGACTGCCCAATCGTATTCCCGTATGCACCAAATGCTTTAATTCTTGGATTCATAGTAGCTATGATTACCTCAGTTGTTACAATTGTTTTGACAGCAGGAGTATTCCCAACAGTTATAATTCCTTTAACATTTACTTGTTTCTTTGAAATAGGAACTGCTTCCATCATAGGTAATGCAACAGGTGGAGTAAGAGGCAGCATTGTGGGTGCAGCAGTTTCTGGTGTTATAATGGTATTCCTGGTTGGCTTTGGTTCATATTTCTTCAGCCACACTATTAACTCATGGATGCTTGTATACGGTGGTCAGGACTTCTCATTATGGGGTATAATAGAAGGCTTAATTGCTAGACTAATATCTTAAATTAAAATAATAATTTTAAATAAGGCATTTCAGTTTGAAGTGCCTTCGTTCTTCGGAGGGTAAATATGAATTTCGATTATATTGATAGAGTTTTTCAGCTTATTAAAGTTATACAAATTAAAGAAAAAGAAAATATGGAAAAGTGTGTTGAGCTGCTAACAAAGGCAATACTGGATAAAAAGTCTATATATACCTTTGGGGCAAGCCATGCAGGCATATTAAGCGAAGAAATGTATTACAGGGCAGGCGGCCTTATGATGATGAATCCTATATTCGGAAGAGAAATCATGCTTGATACCTCTCCAATTACAATAACAAGCAAGATGGAAAGATGTGTTGGCTACGGAACAATACTTGCTAGCAAGGTCCATTTTAAAAAGGATGATGTGCTTATAATTCACTCTGTTTCAGGCAGGAATCCCGTTTCCATTGAAATGGCCATTGCTGCAAAGGAAAAGGGCGTAAAAATAATTGGACTTACGAACTTGGCATACTCCAAGTCTGTTTCCTCAAGGCATCCGTCAGGTAAGAATCTTTATGAATTTTGTGATATAGTTCTTGACAATCATGGTGATATTGGTGATGCCTGTGTTTCTGTAGAAGGCTTAGATCAGAAGGTAGCCCCGACTTCTACTGTCATTGGTGCAACAATTTTGAACTCAATAGTGGCAGCTACAGCTCAAAACCTGGTTAAGAAGGGCATGAGAAGACCGCCTATATTCTATAGTGCAAATATTGATGGCGGCGATGAGCTAAATGAAAAATTGTATGAGGAATACAAGGATTCAATCCACTATGATTTTATATAAATTTTAAAGGTCTCTCCGGAGACTTTTTTCTATAGCTCTGATTGTAATAATTGATATCATGAATGCAAAGTTGATTTGATGTATAAGAAAAATAAAAGGATTCTAATTTTCAGTTAGAATCCTTTTATTTTAAGAAGAAACCTGCTGAAATTGATATTACAATGAATCAGTCTTATGAGTGGCTTTAAAAATTGAAATGCATGAATTTGCTGTAGCATTTTTTACTATCGGTACACAGGCAACTACAGCACCTATAGTTCCACATATGATATCACCCATTGTGTCATCTAAGCTAGCGTTTTGACTTCTTAATCCGAAAAGTTTATCTGTTGTAAATTCATGAATTTCCCAAATACCAGCCATAGCAATAGAAAAGAACAGACTGAAAAGTACCATAGTTTTTAAATTTAAATTATCTATTTTATTATTATTTAAATGATTATATATTGATAACCCTAAAAAGCATAGGATAAAACCTGAGAAAAAATGTTCAATTTTATCAAGATGCGGAATTATTGTATAGCCTCCGAACTCATTAGCTAGGAACATGGTAACAAAAATGAATGCTAAAATTGAAAATCTTAGAGCAGGAAAAATATCTATTTTAGTTATTTTAATTATTTCCTTCATAACACACAATACTGCTGAAATTAACAATGGCTGTATAGTTTTAGCTTTATTTCCTCTAACAAAAAAATAGATAAAACAAATTAAAGCAAGAATGTATAAAAATATTTCAAAGTAATCATTAAATACATATTTTCTTTTGCTTTTCATTTATTATTCCCCCATAAAAATTTATTTATAGCAATTAATATTTACTAGATCCATTTAGTTAAGGGATTTTAAAGACTTTACAATAATAGACCTAAGTTAATAGCTTGGATACATTTTTTATTAATTTGACTTTTGTACTAAAGCCTCTCTTGGTTGTTTATTAATTATAAATTTATTCATAAAGATCTGCTGAGCGATTTGAAGGATATTTGAAATAATCCAATAAAGTCCTAGTCCAGTTGGAACACTAAAAGATATAAAACCAGTCATAATTGGTGAAACTAGTGACATACTTTTTTGCATAGAATTTTGAGCAAGGTTGTTATCTTGTTGAGGAGTTTGATTCATGGAGTATTTCATTGAAATATAAGTAGTAGCCACAGCAAGTATAGGTACTATAAGTAGAATCCAAGCTTGTATGTCCGGCGAACTTCCAAAAAGTTTACCAGAATCAAGAGAAGGTATTGCTCCAAGGTTGATACCAAAAAAATTCATATTTAATAATTGGTCTTTTGATATAAGGCCGTTTATACTATATAGCTTGTCAGTATTTTGCGAAAAATAATTAATTATGCTTAAGTCATGTATAGAAGAAGCTTTTACAGCACCAGTAGGGATCAGGCTAAATAACTTGCTAATTGTTTCTGCAGGTACTCTGAACATGTACTTTAGCGGTTGTGAAATTACATAGTATAAGGAAAAAAGAATTGGCATCTGTATTAAAAGAGGCAAACATCCACTTGCA includes these proteins:
- a CDS encoding BglG family transcription antiterminator — encoded protein: MVLTKRQNDILIYLCCQRQYVTIKQLAVKFCVSPRTIQNDLTFIDSFLSDSKIIIDRKTSKGIKISAHESEISNLRRELNSLSFRTLDNSERSSIISLLLLCNPINTFDKLANACCVSRQTVVSAFQQVEEEFAGEGIEIYKIQGKGITVSGDENRIRKYFENKLFSLISDELIMNVVMENSELMKFDKTANEIMMLVENKLNVRFAEAEKIRLLLDYTLLRIDSCKVVSPCGVDSRYENLIDALSSYTYSIGDKAYICSLLMNAKITEQNSNNLKVYQDDMDEANIISMYLFDELQEIQPLDNNSKEYFIHGLTLHLRVAMYRIRNKIVIQNELLSQIKVSIPLIYEFTKKQLLKCEKRFNLEFDENEIAFIAMYIASAYEGSFKIKSKLTVLLVCSFGIATSSILKTRILQAIPECTIVGPLPERDAKDYLNKNEVNLIISTNDYQVSDIPAIVVNPLLYQEDVDFIKNRLFQLSYAMMCNHFIKSYVNCEKEEIKQTYMRNYVAREDIQIVESCRKWEDAIRLAARPLIDKGKLEQRYVNRMIEAVEQFGTYMVLVPETAFIHAGTEDGINENCTAILVLKNPIVFGNKNSKTVRNLVVLGVKNKNEDSLLKLIYIFENELNLLSLKSKTITKDIILNMHGLEG
- a CDS encoding PTS sugar transporter subunit IIA — its product is MKELIKFENIKVKVEAKDWKEAIEIVGNLLLVSGKIKEGYIESMIKAVIDMGPYIVITPGLALAHAQPSSDVIENGVSIINLKSPVNFGSANDPVNVVLCLACTDTDSHINVLQSVAEKLMIEGMIERLASCDNEQQIYSLINE
- a CDS encoding PTS sugar transporter subunit IIB, with protein sequence MDRVVIQTVCGFGCGSSLMLRMKIESILKKHKLEAEVFCGDVGTCLSNNCDVIFISTELAERIMERAKVTVFSIDNFMNQAEVEGKVLAYFETLKK
- a CDS encoding PTS ascorbate transporter subunit IIC, with amino-acid sequence MAVLNFIINEIFGQGAIFLALIALIGLILQKKSFTEVVRGTMMTAIGFFVLSAGTGIVTGNSIDGLAKAFNTMLPQANAATSVDIGAQYGTQIGIVMVVAFLINILFARFSRWKSVFLTGHMLYWFPFVFIAAGVDAGLTGAKLIILATIFTATYMIVSPNLMRPFVREVTGDDSFTIGHPTTILSVISGTLGKLIGDKSKSTESLKFPKSLGFLREVSITGSITICITYIVMAIILTANGFSPAKVWGYAGGKTGMFTYIFTHAIYFGVGVTVLLQGVRMLISEIVPAFKGIADKVVPGAIPALDCPIVFPYAPNALILGFIVAMITSVVTIVLTAGVFPTVIIPLTFTCFFEIGTASIIGNATGGVRGSIVGAAVSGVIMVFLVGFGSYFFSHTINSWMLVYGGQDFSLWGIIEGLIARLIS
- a CDS encoding SIS domain-containing protein; its protein translation is MNFDYIDRVFQLIKVIQIKEKENMEKCVELLTKAILDKKSIYTFGASHAGILSEEMYYRAGGLMMMNPIFGREIMLDTSPITITSKMERCVGYGTILASKVHFKKDDVLIIHSVSGRNPVSIEMAIAAKEKGVKIIGLTNLAYSKSVSSRHPSGKNLYEFCDIVLDNHGDIGDACVSVEGLDQKVAPTSTVIGATILNSIVAATAQNLVKKGMRRPPIFYSANIDGGDELNEKLYEEYKDSIHYDFI
- a CDS encoding YidC/Oxa1 family membrane protein insertase produces the protein MLDFISYPIGTLLRIIYNTLAFKNYGISIILLTVLIKTLVLPLTIKQYRSTAKIGEVQPQLQKIQEKYKNDPERLNQETMKLYQENNINPASGCLPLLIQMPILFSLYYVISQPLKYMFRVPAETISKLFSLIPTGAVKASSIHDLSIINYFSQNTDKLYSINGLISKDQLLNMNFFGINLGAIPSLDSGKLFGSSPDIQAWILLIVPILAVATTYISMKYSMNQTPQQDNNLAQNSMQKSMSLVSPIMTGFISFSVPTGLGLYWIISNILQIAQQIFMNKFIINKQPREALVQKSN